The Rhizoctonia solani chromosome 4, complete sequence genome contains a region encoding:
- a CDS encoding Fungal Zn(2)-Cys(6) binuclear cluster domain, which yields MSTRGKLTPGPVGVSCLTCRRRYVLGGLDLPTRADPRARTSHKKCDLQRPACDRCLKGGYECLGYKHVKSKGYGYDQRLPSDHTSPADSSSGLLGSSAPSLSPRSDDGPRRDANLSADITAVSEDLANNVTSAQPGVALVRKDLSNLFSFFNEDAVIYDTFPPTRSQTQVTENEILSPLCSASNQRPIFPTNPLLFQLASPTLKGVPISPDVCGIAEYVVSHFGRILSLTYFSPRDEIEKLRRMAIWRLSTCKFSRQSMLIDAKVQWSVLRGNHLMHASAFTRWIEGFEQAVRTRLGTHLTGYELQERLNDVLEMLLIKSRFLDSATTYGLSCRFVPNFLQMVYSDPTMWSPQYDLTLVSMAHILACSRYGPALYMLMDIVGSMVYGLPHLVDYNTDVELFHPESHPVEWVDCFPGEFMIILAKINTCRDQTSTEDWRTIEQRLFSWKSRPQFEPKVLESWRSVAWTALQETWRQTLLIYLYLVSYNAKS from the exons ATGTCTACGCGTGGTAAACTTACTCCGGGACCGGTTGGCGTGAGCTGCTTGACCTGCAGGCGTCGGTATGTGCTTGGAGGCCTAGATTTACCCACACGCGCTGATCCAAGGGCACGAACAAGCCACAAGAAGTGTGATCTGCAGCGACCAGCCTGTGATCGGTGTTTAAAAGGGGGCTACGAATGTCTAGGATACAAACACGTCAAGTCAAAAGGATACGGCTACGATCAACGCTTGCCGTCTGATCATACAAGTCCAGCTGACTCGAGTTCTGGACTGCTGGGATCTTCCGCTCCTTCACTTTCTCCTCGTAGTGATGATGGTCCTCGCAGGGATGCGAATTTGTCG GCGGATATTACTGCAGTTTCAGAGGATTTAGCCAATAATGTAACTTCCGCACAACCTGGAGTGGCACTTGTCCGGAAGGACCTTTCCAACCTCTTTTCATTCTTTAATGAGGATGCCGTTATTTATGACACTTTTCCGCCTACAAGATCTCAAACACAAGTTACCGAGAACGAGATCCTGTCGCCACTTTGTTCCGCAAGCAATCAACGACCTATCTTTCCTACAAACCCTTTGCTATTCCAACTCGCTTCTCCGACGTTGAAGGGAGTGCCTATATCACCTGATGTTTGTGGCATAGCCGAATACGTGGTTTCGCATT TCGGCCGTATACTTAGTCTCACGTACTTCAGTCCAAGAGATGAGATTGAAAAGCTTCGTAGGATGGCAATATGGCGCCTATCGACGTGCAAGTTTTCTCGTCAAAGCATGTTGATAG ATGCCAAGGTTCAATGGTCAGTCTTAAGGGGAAACCACTTGATGCACGCCAGTGCGTTCACTCGTTGGATCGAGGGATTTGAACAGGCAGTCCGCACAAGACTCGGTACTCATTTGACTGGCTATGAGCTACAAGAGCGGCTGAACGACGTGTTGGAA ATGCTCCTCATAAAGAGTCGTTTTCTTGATTCTGCTACTACCTATGGCCTATCTTGCCGCTTCGTGCCTAACTTTCTCCAAATGGTTTATTCCGATCCGACAATGTGGTCGCCCCAGTATGATCTTACCCTAGTTTCTATGGCGCATATCCTTGCATGTTCTCGTTATGGACCGGCATTGTATATGCTCATGGATATCGTGGGCTCTATGGTATACGGACTCCCTCATCTTGTGGATTATAATACGGACGTTGAGCTCTTTCATCCCGAGTCTCACCCTGTGGAGTGGgttgattgctttcctggagAATTTATGATTATACTTGCCAAGATTAATACATGTCGAGACCAAACATCAACCGAAGATTGGCGAACTATCGAACAACGGCTATTCTCATGGAAGTCCCGGCCCCAATTTGAACCAAAAGTACTAGAATCATGGAGGTCGGTTGCTTGGACGGCACTTCAAGAGACCTGGAGGCAGACATTGCTTATTTACTTATACTTGGTTAGTTATAATGCAAAAAGTTAG
- a CDS encoding RNA-directed DNA polymerase from transposon BS: MSLADIEMSGQYSWRRWYAYRFELNVLRRSLRRRKTALARSMNRVTRIVQWIPGHSKIEGNEHADRLANAGLDARPTPFFNRTATWARYRATQRAAKAWGRLWSESPHSATVREHIFRPPVLRLHPIFQNPGVPHSISSHLVHVMTGCFGEYKARMSSINGSAKYSYGESTQSVPHLLFTCPLAKGSLKILFKASPDLNPPPSSGPPRGWKRSLNSFTTP; the protein is encoded by the coding sequence ATGTCTTTGGCCGATATCGAAATGAGTGGACAATATAGCTGGAGGCGTTGGTACGCATACAGATTTGAGTTGAATGTTTTGCGGCGAAGCCTGCGCAGACGGAAAACGGCCTTAGCCCGGAGCATGAATCGAGTCACACGAATAGTTCAGTGGATCCCAGGGCACTCCAAGATCGAAGGAAATGAACACGCGGACAGATTAGCCAACGCAGGACTCGACGCCCGGCCCACACCCTTCTTCAACCGGACCGCCACTTGGGCCAGATACCGTGCCACCCAACGCGCCGCGAAAGCATGGGGTCGGTTATGGTCAGAAAGCCCACACTCTGCAACTGTTCGCGAACACATTTTCCGGCCCCCGGTGCTCAGGCTTCACCCTATATTTCAGAATCCTGGCGTCCCCCATTCAATATCCTCCCACCTCGTCCATGTCATGACGGGCTGCTTCGGAGAATACAAGGCCAGGATGTCATCCATCAACGGAAGCGCCAAATATTCATATGGCGAATCTACCCAATCTGTCCCACACCTACTGTTCACTTGCCCACTCGCAAAGGGGAGTCTCAAAATTCTCTTCAAAGCATCGCCGGACCTCAACCCGCCACCCTCTTCGGGACCCCCAAGGGGTTGGAAGCGGTCGCTAAATTCATTTACCACTCCATGA
- a CDS encoding peptidase inhibitor clitocypin domain-containing protein, with product MSLARYNLRFLGTSDSEDTRGIYATSDGIGNQIKLQPLAPDLQEQQTWNFLPGNIAEDKYRVVLDSDERKELSWGYGEFQGNGPILLSGSDESTGIFFLRKSEHQEQNVYTLTLDVDLVGAAAYAGVKDERLEITMFPITPDICPPLWKLERP from the exons ATGTCCCTCGCAAGATATAACCTTCGGTTTTTAGGCACTAGTGATTCAGAAGACACTAGGGGTATCTATGCCACGTCCGATGGAATCGGAAACCAAATCAAGCTTCAGCCTCTTGCTCCAGACCTGCAGGAGCAACAAACG TGGAATTTTCTCCCAGGCAACATAGCGGAAGACAAATACAGAGTTGTTTTGGACTCTGACGAAAGGAAAGAATTATCCTGGGGCTACGGAGAGTTCCAAGGTAACGGGCCTATCCTTCTATCTGGATCGGATGAATCGACGGGAATATTttttctgagaaaatcagagCACCAAGAACAGAACGTTTACAC CCTTACTTTGGATGTGGATCTTGTGGGAGCCGCCGCTTACGCGGGAGTCAAAGACGAGCGC TTGGAAATAACGATGTTTCCAATCACACCCGATATCTGTCCCCCTCTATGGAAACTCGAACGGCCGTAG
- a CDS encoding peptidase inhibitor clitocypin domain-containing protein, whose product MSTRNPSDDYTYILRYAKDLIGQSCATRSGPDRPIELHPRVPELVDIQGWTVKRRDEEQHYQILDPTTYVGKHYGFSASRDPGLQESVMLGSKPSDFIFIPEKEPMKYIIALSGPTTGGHKCLDVVNNKVVIRLFQEGHLWDELPRWYLDRIVY is encoded by the exons ATGAGCACTCGCAACCCATCCGACGACTATACTTACATCCTGCGCTATGCAAAAGACCTCATCGGCCAGTCGTGTGCGACCCGGTCTGGACCTGACCGGCCTATCGAACTACACCCGCGAGTACCCGAACTCGTGGACATCCAAGGA TGGACAGTCAAACGCAGGGACGAAGAACAACACTATCAAATATTGGATCCGACCACATATGTCGGGAAACACTACGGATTTTCTGCCTCGCGCGATCCGGGACTTCAGGAGTCTGTGATGTTGGGGAGTAAACCGTCTGATTTTATATTTATACCGGAAAAGGAGCCAATGAAGTACAT AATTGCCTTGTCGGGACCGACCACGGGGGGACACAAATGTCTTGATGTGGTCAATAACAAG GTTGTCATACGACTCTTCCAAGAGGGTCATTTGTGGGATGAACTTCCACGGTGGTACCTGGATCGTATTGTCTACTGA
- a CDS encoding peptidase inhibitor clitocypin domain-containing protein has protein sequence MSLRPGRYLARFIVEGDQDFVGGMYATGKGPGRPIGLDPNRPEFYGQQQWEFELAPEGGRDVYTINSRPGESWSYESENPIPEEPIILDGAKLFRVQRSEGSQGGDIFTIASTKSLIGATLYVGAGENQRVLTFIPVPVIPGAHGPLWEFKRLEE, from the exons ATGTCTCTACGCCCTGGTCGATATCTTGCTCGGTTCATAGTCGAGGGAGACCAAGATTTTGTTGGGGGTATGTATGCTACCGGTAAAGGACCTGGTCGACCGATCGGGCTCGATCCCAACAGGCCTGAGTTTTATGGGCAGCAACAA TGGGAGTTTGAACTCGCTCCCGAGGGAGGGCGTGACGTGTATACAATCAATTCCAGACCTGGTGAATCCTGGAGCTATGAATCCGAAAATCCTATACCTGAAGAGCCCATCATCTTGGACGGTGCGAAACTGTTCAGAGTGCAACGCTCAGAGGGAAGCCAAGGGGGAGATATTTTCAC CATTGCCTCAACCAAAAGCCTCATCGGAGCGACTCTCTACGTGGGAGCTGGAGAAAATCAGAGAGTT TTAACGTTTATTCCTGTCCCTGTAATTCCCGGTGCTCATGGTCCCCTTTGGGAGTTCAAGCGGCTGGAAGAATAA
- a CDS encoding peptidase inhibitor clitocypin domain-containing protein: protein MSLRPGRYLVRFIGKGDQDFVGGMYATGKGPDRPIELDPNRPEFYGQQQWVFEIAPEEGRDVYTISSRPGESWSYGFKSPMPGGPIILDGTKLFRVQRSEGSQGRHIFTIAPTQQPIGATLYVGAGEQRELILVPIPVIPDAPPAPLWELKPLEE from the exons ATGTCTCTACGCCCTGGTCGATATCTTGTTCGGTTCATAGGCAAGGGAGACCAAGATTTTGTTGGGGGTATGTATGCTACCGGTAAAGGACCTGATCGACCGATCGAGCTCGATCCCAACAGGCCTGAGTTTTATGGGCAGCAACAA TGGGTGTTTGAAATCGCTCCCGAGGAAGGGCGTGACGTGTATACAATCAGTTCCAGACCTGGTGAATCCTGGAGCTATGGATTCAAAAGTCCTATGCCTGGAGGGCCCATCATCTTGGACGGTACGAAACTGTTCAGAGTGCAACGCTCAGAGGGAAGTCAAGGGAGACATATTTTCAC CATTGCCCCAACTCAACAGCCTATCGGAGCCACCCTCTATGTGGGAGCTGGAGAACAGAGAGAG TTGATACTTGTTCCTATCCCTGTGATTCCCGATGCTCCTCCTGCTCCCCTTTGGGAGCTCAAGCCTTTGGAAGAGTAA